From a single Actinomycetota bacterium genomic region:
- a CDS encoding nicotinate phosphoribosyltransferase (catalyzes the formation of 5-phospho-alpha-D-ribose 1-diphosphate and nicotinate from nicotinate D-ribonucleotide and diphosphate) yields the protein MRFHIADEKDILDGSLTDVYFKRTKDILRAKKLDKHVVAEIKAKSLPKGYEWAILAGIEECAQLLKEVDVKVEAMAEGTLFKAWQPVMNIEGMYSKFGVYETSI from the coding sequence ATGAGATTTCATATTGCAGATGAAAAAGATATATTAGATGGAAGTTTAACAGATGTTTATTTTAAGAGAACAAAAGATATATTAAGAGCTAAAAAACTTGATAAGCACGTTGTAGCAGAAATAAAAGCTAAAAGCCTTCCAAAAGGATATGAGTGGGCAATTTTAGCTGGGATTGAAGAATGTGCTCAACTTTTAAAAGAAGTAGATGTAAAGGTAGAAGCAATGGCTGAGGGTACTTTGTTTAAAGCCTGGCAACCAGTAATGAATATAGAAGGAATGTATAGCAAATTTGGAGTATATGAAACATCAATTTT